The following nucleotide sequence is from Trifolium pratense cultivar HEN17-A07 linkage group LG2, ARS_RC_1.1, whole genome shotgun sequence.
TGTCATAACTGACCCCAAACCAGTTTATGGAGATGTATGTTTTCATAAGCCCTCTCAAGCAGAGTCAGTAGTGTTTATAAtcaagaggagtgctagcaacacactctttaacaaacacactccaacacactctcttttattggttgaaattcacatgggtcccataaaatttatatgggtccacatttttttatgggacccatgtgaatttcaaccaataaaaaagagtgtgttagagtgtgtttgttaaagagtgtgttgctagcattattcttatatcaatacataataaaaaaaataagacaatCCAACCATAACCTTAATCTAATATGTAAAATTAAGCACCATTTAACAAACAAACCTTGTCCTTTGCCTTGGTTGTTGACTAGTCAAGTCAAAAGTTATGGTTTTTTCTGCACATAAAATTCACTGGTTGGGacttaaatttaaaaaagaaaatttaaaaaatagagaTAAAAAGAAATAACATCACAAGAACAGCATGAGATATGACAAGTGATGTCCGTGtcaatgtttaattaattaattatgccaacaagacaagaaaaaaaagttcaataaattattaaaccaATGCTTACACGGTTATAACAACACTTAAAAGGTGGCTTCAAGTAATAAGTTTatagatttgtcaaaaaaaaaaaagtaataagtTTATAGATTGTATATTTCATgaagaaaagagatgaaattCAGCAAAGAAGGACAATATTGAGGAAAGGGTATCCAAAAAGAAATCCAAAAGAACTAAACAAGCAACAATTGGAGAAACACGATTTATTTATCTCTTTGGTGTGCCAATTCATAAAACAACTTGCCTTTTGGCAGCttcacaaacaaaataaaaaaatttatggtttaattacatttttagtCCCTTATTTTACAAGAtccatgatttttttcatttttggtcCCCCATTAATCAACGGGTAGGAAAATAGAGGATCAAAATAGAGGGGCAAgaatgtttaattttaaaatagagggaccAAAATCGTGGAACTTGTAAAATAGGAGGACAAAAAATGTAATGAAGCCCacaaattaaatatgtttttatttcttcaaaatatattaatttttattttttagtcattttaaaaaatttggtttaaattTTGATCCtcgaaattttttattttcaatttaattcctattttttattttcaatgtaAGAAAAAGTTCCATACTatgttcaaaataattttttgtgatAACATATtattaaactttaaaatataattagtttAACAATATTACTATTTTTCAAGTAATCTAGTGACTAAAATTCCCcctttaagatgaataaatagAGTGTTCGGAGTTCATATGGACGGTGACTTACATGTCACGTCAGCATATGAGGTAAGACACGCCGACATGACATGTGAGTCATTATCCACGtgtgcgttgacttggtcaaaatcaatTGGGGTTTACCATTTGCAAAATGGTAAAGTTAGGgtgccaaaagtgctattatgaaagttataAGGGCAAAATcgtaagtttgtgaaagtttgggggtcaaaagtgcaatttagccttttaattttatttttttttgaaaggttGAGATCCACACTTCATTCCCTCTAGTGAAATTGTGACTGCTGCGAACATGCAGAACTAGATGGTTCCTCTGGTGGGGATGATGAGTTTAGGTACAAAGGTGAAGAGtacatctaaaaaaattagCACTCCAACGTTGAATTAGTAACAACTTACGATGAATGTGTATGAAATGTGTTTACCAACTGATTTGAATAATCGTCTTGTGGGTTCCACTGTATGAGTGAAACGATAAATACATATCTCATGACAGATGTCATTTATCCTCTAGGGGCAGTGCAACATAAAAATATGATGGACAATGTATCATGAGAGTGATGCGCCAACTCATTGTGTCATGTAAGCAATTTTTAACGTCAACCAAAGTGACCGATATATATTACATACTCCTTCCGGTCTCGAATAtaagcaacaaaacaaaaaaattgaaggtctcaaatataagcaaaagtctatcacatttattatgtttattatcAATATTCCATGTTTACCCTTAATGATTACACTGTTTTCACGGTTTTCaacaaaagataaagataaaagtGGAAATGTGGTAGTTTTTGTTCTTATGATTCAATGCACTTTGTCCACTTTTTTAAAgggtgtgtgttttttttttttttttttaaatttttgcttatacaTAAGACTAGCGGgagtatatatatgaaaaaaaatgtatttttctttCGAGTAGAGACCACAATAAAAgctaaccaatttttttttctttcctttttcataTCAATTTTGAAATTGCTAGCAACATAAATATCTTAtgccccccccaaaaaaaaaatactatatcttaccaaaaaaaaaacataaattaaaattaaatatataggaACATATTTTGAATACACattcttaccaaaaaaatattttgaatacaCATTACACACCATTTCCCTCGTCAACAAAGCAACCTCGGCTAGGGTTTCAACTCAGTCAGGTAACCGTTCTTTCTCAAAACCACCGTTTCCTTcaatttgttttccaatttcATTTCTTGCACTGATTTCAATTTCCTACAGTTTTCCTGCTGCATTGTTGTTAATTTTGTTGCTGAAGAATGGATCCAAAAGTGTGTAATGAATCAGTGAAGAACGATGCTTCAGATTTCAAGCACGAGAAGATTCTACACACAGTTGATAAATCAATTGCATGTCCCACTCCAGATAAGAAGACTGAACAATTACCCATCAAATTCAAGCATCCCAAAACCCAGCTTCCAGAAAAGTATGAACTGTTGAACCCTAATTAAATTCAACAATTTTccaatttttaaagaaattgtttgatttttgaaattccatttttttttttttttgaatttatgtattttttttaatacaggTACAAGACCATTGCTGATTTGTTTAGTCATATGAGTTGTGCACTTAGATTGCTGCATCTGCGGAAAAAGTCTCCAACTTTTCAAAATATTTGCAACAAGGTTGAAATTCTTGCCAAAAGgtgattgttttgttttgaaattcccccaaattaattaatggagtattttgatatttttcctCTAGTTAAAATAATCTTTATATGTGTATGAGTGAATGAGTTTGCGTGTAAGTGcatcagtgttgtcaaatagtgaaTATAGTGGCACTACAATGTAGAATAATTTTAACAACCACTTTTGTTCTGCGATACACAATTTTATTCTGATGCCTATGGCAGTGCTATACCACTGTAatgtagcggaatttgaaccAAATGCTATTTTTCGCGATGCACGATTGACCACATTAAAATGCACCATATGCAGATAAATTTAAGACTTTAGAGGATCCATTTCTTTTGATTTATGGATTAAGGTAGTGattgtagtgttttttttttcttcagaaaTTTCTCCTATGCTCATCTAGCGCAGATGAAGTATATACTTCCTGAAGGTATAGAAATTGAAAAGGTGGTTGTTGTTGAAAAGAGGAGCTTGTGTATGAAGCCGGATTTGAAGATCACCTTAGTATTTGAAGTTCTAGATGATCACTCTGAACAGTCTGCTTATATGGCTCTTGGACGATATTTTAATTCCAGgctgattaatttttttaatcagcaTCCCGAGGTAACAGTTTTTATTGTAGAGTCTTGCTCTTGTTAGTAATTTTCTGTATTTAAAGGAGTGGTTTACATTATCTTAACAGTGGTGTACGGGATCTTATTCAATTGTTAGCTTTGATTTGGATTGTTAATTTAGATGCTTCGAGTCTGCAGTCTGCAGTCTTGACTCCAATCTGAGGGAGTTATGGAACTTCATTCGTTGTGTCTGAGTTATACATCGGACAAGGTTCAACATAATCAATGTAATACTGTCATTTTTTGGTATCATAGTCCCGGTTGTGGAATTCAAGATTATTACTTGTAGTGGTGGCATACAATATATCATTCCCTGCATATAGTACTCTGCTGTAATTTATGATTCCATATGGTAGGTTAGTTGAAAATGTATTATTGATGATAATAGGAAACTATTATTTAAGATTTAGTTGAAAACGGGTTGATGATTATGAGAAAGTATATGGGATTTTGAGGCTACCGGTTAAGCTTACTTTTTTGTAACTCCTTTTCCTTGTGTCAGACTTagctatatttatttttgtgcttAGTTAAGTTGACAAAATTTGAGGGACGTGAGAGTGAgctaaggtctcaggttcgattctctctggtgccaatttgggtgggctaatttagcttaaaaaaaaaagttgacaaAATTTGAATGTTTGACTTGTGCAAAAGAATGGTTTTGTTTCAttactttgattttaatttatttttttggctttttaTTGTGGATATAAGGGTACTGATATTCCAGAAGCCACACTACCAGAGCCCTTTAGCCAGAAAGCTTGTAACTTGATTTTCAAAGATGGACCTGTAAATCTGTCAACGGAACTTTCATCGACTTGCAGTGAAGTTGAACTGTCGCTAAACAACTTACATTTGAGTCCATCTTTTAGAAGACATTTTTCTCAGAAGAATGTTACTGACCAGACTGAGCAAGTTCAGTACTTTTCAACATCTAAAAACTCGCTGTCATCCCATGAATCCGACTGCCTAGACAACCAAGAAAGTGAAAGCACATGGCAGAAAGAACGTACACAATTGTCTGATTGTGTCAGTAATCTTAATGCAGAAAAAGGCAAGCAGAAGGAATCACACTCAATGTGTTTTCAACCAAATGTTATTAATACACCAGTACATAAGATCTCCCCTCCATGTTCTGAAAGCCCTGATTGGAAAATTGTCTCCGGTACTGATAGTTTGTTGACACAAACACCTGCACTGTCAGCACCTGAGAGATTGGTGCTTGGTTCTGATGTTAAGCTTCAAAAAATGACTGGTCAAAAGTCTACTTCCTGTTTTAAGCCTGCAAAAAGAGTGCTTGACTTTTCACTCACAGAAGGCAGTGATGATTTGGACAATAGAGTAGACATGTCAAAACCTAGCCGAGGATGTTCTGAGGATTTCAAATCTTTTGATTCTGCTTCCCTACTTCAGGAGGTATGCTCAtcttgttttggttttaatttggACTTATTCTTAAAACATACTTTGATATTCACTCATTATTCTATTTTGTACCTTTCAAAATCTATTCTctccttttgtcaaaaaagaaaaaactatccTTGCCGGAGAACTCATCCGTATTTCATGTTAAATTCTAACTTGTTGGTGGGACACTCGTCAATCATATATTTAAGAGGGTTTCCTTGCAAATGTTTATTGAAAAAGTCATTTTCTCACATGAAAGTAATGGCTTTCTTGTTAATTGTTTCTCAATGCAGGTACAAGAGAACCTATATATTGGTTTGGATGCATCAGATGACAATTCTTCATCATTGGTGGAACTGGTTAATGTGATTGACTCTATATTTAGTTCTGTCAAAAGAACTTCAATCACAAAAGAGGAGCTCCTGCAAAAGATAATGATGAACTGTTTAGATTTTGTCGAGATTAGTATGTTCTAATTCTATTTATTATTATGCACACGATTTCTTACTAATGAACAGCatagctaacttattttttccTCCCAATAGGCGAAGCTGAAGAGCAGATCGAGATTTTGGAAAAGATTGTACCGGATTGGATTTGCAAGAAGTTGGTTTCTTCTGGAGACACTATGTACTGGTGGGtctctttatttttatgattaaacCTTTGTGCTTTTAGATTAGCAGTCTCTTTTAGGGATGTGGAAATTTGAATCAGACTTAACATGAAATTCTGGCCTTCATTGAGAGGAGGGAACACTGAATTCTGAATCTATCACTGATATAATGGAATAGCAGAAATTTTGATGGCATTAGTTAGTGCTGTTGTGAGCCAAAATCCTCTGGCATTTAAGTTCTTATACTTACAGTTTATAAAACCTGTAACTTTTGCAGCGTCAAGAATGCGGTAGATTTGGAGTCAGTTCGATCAAGACTTCTCAGTAATGTGACCAAAGGAGATGAGTGAAAGTTTTTTGTTGAATACTAATGTTATTTATGGTATTGCAAATGATTGTTGGTAATGATGTGCATTGTATGGTAATTGTTGGTTGGATCTTTGCACTCGTTGTTTTGGTTACCATAAGCTATAGTGAGGGGGGATTAAGACATCATATCATATACACAGCCAAGTGTGAAAAGTTCATGTCcctatattatttatatgtagtgtaattttgtaCAACACTAATTCGATATTTATTCGAACTTAAATTTTCTTTATTCTTGAACAAACTGGAAGGCCGTTGCTTCCAGCTCTAGGTCAAATTGTTTATCATGTTTAGTCAATTCATATAGATATTAAAAGTGATAAAGAAAACATCTAAACTAAGTTAAGTCTACATAAATCTAGAAGTACTATATGCATACATGACAAGCTAATGAATGAATGAGTAATACTATATGCATTACTTGACAAGCTAATGAATGAATGAGTAGTAACGGCGCCTTCTAGCATGGAAAAGGCTCCTAGGTCTCCCACCATGGGAAAGGACCTTTTAACCTGCATTTGTAGGTGAAACAggttataataatataatattaagttATGTTATTTACAGAATTACCACATATGACATATTTATGAAAACTGCCcaaaacaaactaaaattttaatttaaacacAAACTGAAAatattgggttttttttttcttttaaatttcttctttattttgcaAGTTGACATTGACACGTGGCAACATGTTAGTCGATTAAGAATCAAAGTAATGTCGGgaactaaaacaaaacaaaaaaatacagtaTATTTTTAGGGATGAAAacgtgtgattttttttttacgaatgtgattttttttttatagggacgaaaaaaattgttaattctATAGAgacgaaaaacatatttaaccattaACCTAAAAAGTCTAAATTAGAAGATGAGTTGACCTAAAAAATCTAACGAGATTCAATCCAATATCACAAATCTTAATTAATAGAATAATTGATCTAAAAATTCTTAGCTGGGTTAAATTTGATATAATAAATCTTAATTATTCAAATGATTTACCTAAAAACGTTTAACGATGTTCAATCCACTATAATATATCTTAATTAGTAGAATAATTCACCTCAAAAGTCTTAACTAGGTTCAACgcaatataaaaatctaaattagTATTGTTGATGAATTGacttgaataaaataaaattaacccacttgggttggtctggtggtattgacTTGAGATATGGAaatgtgctcctccttaagatCTCAGGTTTGATTCTCAATTAGTAAAATAATTGACCTAAAAATTATTAGTTAGGTTAAATCCAGTATAATAAGTCttaattaattcaataatttacCTAAAAACCTAAATGTGTTCAATCTGGTGTCAAATTTCTTAATTAGTAGAATAATTGACCTAAAAAGTATGCACTAGGTTAACTTCTTCAAAATAAGTCTTAATAATCCAATGATTTACTTAAAAAGTCTTAACATGGTTCAATCCGGTCTAATAAATCTTAATCAGTCCGATAATTTACTTAAAAAGTCTTAATGATGTTTAACCCGGTATCATAAGTCTTATTTAGTATAATAATTGACCTAAAAATTCTTAGCTAGGTTTAACGTAGTATAAAAAgtctaaattaataaaaaaaataaaaagtctaaCGTGATTCAATCTTGTATAAGAAGTTTTAATTAATCgaataattgatttaaaaagTCTTAATTAGGTTCTACGCAGTATAAAAAGTCTAAATTAGTATACGAATTGACCTAAAAATTATTAACGAGGTTAAATTCggtataataagtttttttatagtttataatTAACCTAAAAAGTCTTAACTAGATTCAACACGGTATAAAAAGTATAAATTAGTATACAATTGACCTAAAAAATTTAACGAGGTTAATCCTGGTATAATAAGTTTTTAACGGTCTAGTAATTAACCTAAAAAATCTTAACTAGATTCAACACAGGTAAATTAAATTATGTCCCTTTTTTAATCCTCGTgggtaaattaaaaaatgtaagttagtatttcatcataattttttttaaaactcggtATCCAGCATAAGGACCGAGTAATCCGAGAGAACCAATCTCACTGCCCACTTGCGGGGGTCTCGTTTAAATTAAAGCcatcatttttgttttactCTGTAtgaactaattaagccaaaattatgtttttttctttataatttgcTTTTTTTACACAGATAATCATGAATCTAACAACATTTCCATATGATTCAACATTTTTTCTACatttaaaacaattataatcTGAGatccaaattttaaaagaacaagcaaaactcaaattttaagaatCAAAACATCTTCAGATTCAAATATTCAACAAAACCCAGAATgttaaatatgaaatgaaagaaatttAGAGATTTCTAGAAGAAGAATAATGATGATTGGATATATGAACTAACGTCCCGCCCATCCTCTGTCTCCGTCGAAACCGTTCTTTTTCTTTGTCAAAATCGAAATAAAGagacaagtttttttttctttttccggGTAAATAGTATTTTTCCCTTGTAATGTTATTGAGTTTTGTTttaccctatatatatatttaaaaaaaattgatcaccCCTCGTAATGTCAAGATTCTTCTCTTTTATCATTGGACAACTTGGACTATGACTAGATGATATGGCATGCCATGTggcttttatttcattttttatttattttccatgtggtaataataattttttataattgatttaaaaaaaacaatttaacaaattaaaagaaaaatagaaaacaaaatagaaTGAACACGGATACACTGAAAATTCCAACaacttcatcaacaacaacacctTTCTTCTTTCCCTCAGATTTCTTCATCATCTCAAAAACCTTTGTATCTGGACTTTGTTTCTTAAATCCCGTGGGTTGGATAAATTTCTGGACTTTAATTTCTGCAACCCCAACACTAAACTAAAGCAACAATGATGGTTCCCAGATTCGAAGAAAGTTGGTGTATTGGTTGTGTTTGCAAACTCAGATTCGATTTTGATAGATCTGTGCGGCGACGGTGGTGTCTCCCTTATTCTTCGGTGGAAACTCCTGCACCGTCGCTAGAGATTTGGCCATCGTCATTCTCTCTCTCCGATTCTATTCTCGTCGACTGTGTAGCTGGGTTTAAGTGGAGCTTGTAGAAGGTGGTGCAGTTTGAAACCGTCgcaccaccaccaccagcacGAGCAAGAGATCTAGGAACCTTACCCATTGTGAAGAATTTGTGATTATTTTTCTCGCTTCAATTCGATTTGCAGCAGCTATAAGATTAAACCTTCAAATTAAAGGATTTTAATAAAAGACATGTTATATGCAGCAAATTCAAATAGTATCAAACCcaaaagattaattttttttacataatactAATTTCTgggtttttgaaatttaaaatgatgATACTGTTGGGAATAatgtctaaatatttttttttgaaagattttatatttaaatatagttttatatttatatttgaaataaaataatattagggtttatgatttatatttctgttagaatatttaagatttgtttagaatttattataggattagtttcatttttttttcaatatttgatttgtttttatgtagctctatatatagagccataagcatgATGAATAAAACATGAACTTTAGttttcttcatataaccctatacTTGGGGAGAGTTTTCTCTCTAAAATCACATCctaccaaattccgcaataccaaaaatacaaaaaaccatatcagtggCATCAGAGCGCTAAGGTTCAGATATGTGAAGatggaagaagatgatgaagacgaagaaaaagaagaaaccaTGAAATCAACAACCC
It contains:
- the LOC123911259 gene encoding CDT1-like protein b; translation: MDPKVCNESVKNDASDFKHEKILHTVDKSIACPTPDKKTEQLPIKFKHPKTQLPEKYKTIADLFSHMSCALRLLHLRKKSPTFQNICNKVEILAKRNFSYAHLAQMKYILPEGIEIEKVVVVEKRSLCMKPDLKITLVFEVLDDHSEQSAYMALGRYFNSRLINFFNQHPEGTDIPEATLPEPFSQKACNLIFKDGPVNLSTELSSTCSEVELSLNNLHLSPSFRRHFSQKNVTDQTEQVQYFSTSKNSLSSHESDCLDNQESESTWQKERTQLSDCVSNLNAEKGKQKESHSMCFQPNVINTPVHKISPPCSESPDWKIVSGTDSLLTQTPALSAPERLVLGSDVKLQKMTGQKSTSCFKPAKRVLDFSLTEGSDDLDNRVDMSKPSRGCSEDFKSFDSASLLQEVQENLYIGLDASDDNSSSLVELVNVIDSIFSSVKRTSITKEELLQKIMMNCLDFVEISEAEEQIEILEKIVPDWICKKLVSSGDTMYCVKNAVDLESVRSRLLSNVTKGDE